The Fortiea contorta PCC 7126 genome has a segment encoding these proteins:
- a CDS encoding M20 family metallopeptidase, with protein MLTRIKDLTTKLAPRLIEIRRHIHSHPELSGQEYQTAAFVAGVLSSCGLHVQEGVGKTGVTGELLVASEDERLLAIRTDMDALPIQERTDLEYTSRNQGVMHACGHDVHTTVGLGTAMVLSQMTEDLGGKVRFLFQPAEEIAQGASWMVKDGAMADVSAVLGVHVFPSIPAGSIGVRYGALTAAADDLEIIIMGESGHGARPHEAIDAIWIAAQVISALQQAISRTQNPLRPVVLSIGKIGGGRAPNVIADRVQLLGTVRSLHPETRANLPNWIENIVANVCNAYGARYQVNYHQGVPSVQNDYSLTQLLQSAAEDAWSSDRVQVLPEPSLGAEDFSIYLDHAPGSMFRLGVGYADRIINHPLHHPEFEVDESAIITGVVTMAYAAYKYWLV; from the coding sequence ATGCTAACTCGGATTAAAGACCTGACCACTAAATTAGCGCCGCGTTTAATTGAAATTCGTCGTCATATCCACTCTCACCCAGAATTGAGTGGTCAGGAGTACCAAACGGCTGCATTTGTGGCTGGTGTGTTGTCTTCTTGTGGTCTTCATGTCCAAGAAGGTGTGGGTAAAACGGGTGTGACGGGAGAATTGCTAGTCGCTAGTGAAGATGAGCGGTTGTTGGCTATTCGCACAGATATGGATGCTTTACCGATTCAAGAACGCACCGATTTAGAATATACCTCGCGTAATCAAGGAGTGATGCACGCTTGTGGTCATGATGTCCACACTACGGTGGGTTTGGGAACAGCGATGGTGCTGTCGCAAATGACCGAGGATTTAGGCGGTAAGGTGCGATTTTTGTTTCAACCAGCGGAAGAAATCGCCCAAGGGGCGAGTTGGATGGTGAAAGATGGAGCAATGGCAGATGTTTCAGCAGTTTTAGGGGTGCATGTTTTCCCTTCGATTCCTGCTGGTTCTATTGGTGTGCGTTATGGTGCGTTGACAGCGGCGGCTGATGATTTAGAGATTATCATTATGGGGGAATCTGGCCATGGAGCGCGTCCCCATGAGGCGATTGATGCAATTTGGATTGCGGCGCAGGTAATTAGTGCTTTGCAACAAGCGATTAGCCGGACGCAAAATCCTTTACGCCCTGTGGTGTTGAGTATTGGGAAAATTGGTGGTGGTAGAGCGCCGAATGTAATTGCTGATCGAGTGCAATTATTGGGAACAGTACGATCGCTCCATCCGGAAACTCGTGCTAATCTCCCTAATTGGATTGAAAATATTGTCGCTAATGTTTGCAATGCTTACGGGGCGCGTTATCAAGTTAATTACCACCAAGGTGTACCCAGTGTGCAAAATGACTATTCTTTGACACAATTATTACAATCAGCTGCTGAGGATGCGTGGAGTAGCGATCGCGTCCAAGTCCTACCAGAACCCTCCCTCGGTGCAGAAGATTTTTCTATTTATTTAGATCACGCTCCTGGTTCTATGTTTCGTTTGGGCGTGGGTTATGCAGATAGAATCATTAACCACCCATTACATCATCCAGAATTTGAGGTTGATGAATCTGCAATTATTACTGGGGTTGTAACTATGGCTTACGCCGCTTATAAATATTGGTTAGTGTGA
- a CDS encoding hemerythrin domain-containing protein, with product MVASLDDTKRNAIAVKLASLKSMQQLLIENEQLFLRESTDSEISDRIRKMLEDDQKNLGILETIIVQYGVHGEPKSTVREFIDKIRQLMKGSDLTFFEKVFQHELLKHQQVMTGLIIHKASQKVGADVMAAIGPLNTVNFENRAHQEQLKGILEVLGVRELTGQDADQGIWARVQDALAAFSGVVGSAVTQTTDKQDMNIQDVIRMDHNKVNILFTELQQTNDPQKIQEYFGQIYKDLTAHAEAEEEVVYPRVRSFYGERDTRELYDEQADMKRRLDEIKAMNVSSPEFKNKVKQLQDVVMDHVRQEESTMFAAIRNNLSSDQTEQLATQFKAAKSKIQERLASNKSGMRG from the coding sequence ATGGTAGCCAGTTTAGACGATACTAAACGCAATGCAATTGCGGTGAAATTGGCAAGCTTAAAATCAATGCAGCAGTTGTTGATCGAAAATGAGCAACTATTTTTGAGAGAATCAACAGATAGCGAAATCTCGGATCGCATCCGCAAAATGCTAGAAGATGATCAAAAGAATCTAGGTATTCTCGAAACTATTATCGTGCAGTATGGCGTTCATGGAGAGCCAAAATCAACTGTCCGAGAATTTATAGACAAGATTCGCCAATTAATGAAAGGCTCAGATTTGACTTTCTTTGAAAAAGTATTCCAGCATGAATTGTTAAAGCATCAGCAAGTAATGACTGGTTTAATCATTCACAAAGCATCTCAAAAAGTTGGTGCTGACGTGATGGCGGCTATTGGGCCTTTGAATACAGTTAACTTTGAAAACCGTGCTCACCAAGAGCAACTCAAAGGTATTTTAGAAGTCTTGGGTGTTCGGGAACTAACAGGACAAGACGCAGACCAAGGTATTTGGGCTAGAGTACAAGACGCGCTCGCTGCATTTAGCGGTGTTGTTGGTAGTGCTGTCACCCAAACCACTGACAAACAGGATATGAATATTCAAGATGTGATCCGCATGGATCATAACAAAGTCAATATCCTCTTCACCGAACTGCAACAAACCAACGATCCTCAAAAGATCCAAGAATACTTCGGTCAAATTTATAAAGATTTGACAGCCCACGCGGAAGCTGAAGAAGAAGTGGTTTACCCCAGAGTCCGCAGCTTCTACGGCGAAAGAGACACCCGCGAATTGTATGACGAACAAGCTGACATGAAGCGGCGCTTAGATGAAATCAAGGCGATGAACGTTTCTAGCCCTGAATTCAAGAATAAAGTCAAACAACTCCAAGATGTTGTTATGGATCACGTTCGTCAAGAAGAAAGCACAATGTTTGCTGCTATTCGTAACAACTTGAGTTCAGACCAAACTGAACAATTAGCTACTCAGTTTAAAGCTGCTAAGAGCAAAATTCAAGAGAGATTAGCAAGCAATAAATCAGGGATGAGAGGCTAA
- a CDS encoding DUF2993 domain-containing protein: protein MPENPGLGEQALNKAAEIGLSSQLDAVENLDVSVKTDPLKLVQGQVDQVTIEGEGLVMQKNLRIEEMQMHITSVAINPLSAAFGKIELTKPTTGKARVVLKADDINRAFNSEYIRDKLQSQKIKVDEQVMTIAPQYIDFRLPGQGKVALKAEVKLVETGEIHQVAFSATPSISPDGKSVYLENVEYGEGKEISPELTKALIDETSEILNLSNFDLEGMTLRVNSLEIGSGQLTLQAEADVEQIPTV from the coding sequence ATGCCAGAAAATCCTGGACTAGGAGAACAAGCCCTTAATAAAGCAGCAGAAATAGGATTATCTAGCCAATTAGATGCAGTAGAAAATTTGGATGTAAGTGTCAAAACAGATCCGCTCAAACTGGTTCAAGGACAAGTTGATCAAGTCACCATTGAGGGCGAAGGTTTAGTGATGCAAAAAAACCTCCGCATCGAAGAAATGCAAATGCATATAACTAGCGTTGCTATCAATCCTCTCAGTGCTGCATTTGGCAAAATCGAACTGACAAAACCAACAACGGGGAAAGCGAGAGTTGTTTTAAAAGCAGATGATATTAATCGCGCTTTCAACTCTGAATATATCCGTGATAAACTCCAAAGCCAGAAAATCAAAGTTGATGAACAGGTGATGACAATTGCACCCCAGTACATAGACTTTCGCCTACCTGGTCAAGGAAAAGTGGCGCTCAAAGCTGAAGTGAAATTAGTAGAAACAGGCGAAATTCACCAAGTTGCTTTTTCAGCTACTCCTAGCATTAGTCCTGATGGTAAATCTGTTTATTTAGAAAATGTTGAATATGGAGAAGGTAAAGAAATTTCTCCAGAATTGACCAAAGCTTTAATAGATGAAACTAGCGAAATTCTCAATTTGAGCAACTTTGATTTAGAAGGAATGACGCTAAGAGTTAATAGTTTAGAAATTGGATCTGGTCAGCTAACGCTACAAGCTGAAGCTGATGTCGAACAAATCCCCACTGTTTAA
- a CDS encoding DUF2231 domain-containing protein: METTETNSTPFPNIPPIIESDDREYHDTGVPSTVAIAGHPLHPLSVIFPIAFLAAALGSDFGYWLTRDFFWARASLWLIGLGLAGGAIAAIIGMSDFLKIERVRKRAAGWTHLILNIAILVLTAVNFILRLGDPESRIIPLGLLISLVVGTLTSASGWFGAELSYRHKIGVVGAGSKRYP; the protein is encoded by the coding sequence ATGGAAACTACAGAAACCAACTCCACACCCTTTCCTAATATTCCCCCCATCATTGAAAGTGATGACAGAGAATACCATGATACAGGAGTTCCGAGTACAGTAGCGATCGCTGGTCATCCTCTACATCCCCTAAGCGTCATCTTCCCTATCGCCTTCTTAGCCGCAGCTTTGGGTAGTGATTTCGGCTACTGGCTCACCCGTGATTTCTTCTGGGCTAGAGCTTCACTATGGTTAATTGGACTCGGATTAGCAGGCGGTGCGATCGCTGCTATCATCGGGATGAGCGACTTTCTCAAAATTGAACGAGTCCGTAAGCGCGCCGCAGGCTGGACACATCTCATCCTCAACATTGCTATTCTAGTATTAACTGCCGTCAACTTCATCCTCCGCCTTGGAGATCCTGAATCCCGAATCATACCTCTAGGACTTTTAATCTCTCTAGTTGTGGGCACACTCACTAGCGCTTCTGGCTGGTTCGGTGCAGAGCTTTCCTATCGCCATAAAATTGGTGTGGTAGGTGCTGGAAGCAAAAGATATCCTTAA
- a CDS encoding DUF2809 domain-containing protein, with product MRPNPRQSIYLILSLLIVVAMGFLFKYYTGPAHQWFNDYGAAVFYEIFWCLFAFWFFPTRTAIKQIPFWVFIITCILEVLQLWHPPLLENMRATLIGKLLLGTTFVWWDFLYYALGCILGWLWLRQLQGLSNAKKS from the coding sequence ATGCGTCCGAATCCTCGCCAATCGATATATTTAATTCTCTCATTGCTCATCGTTGTGGCGATGGGTTTTTTATTTAAATACTACACAGGCCCTGCCCATCAGTGGTTTAATGATTACGGAGCCGCCGTCTTTTATGAAATATTTTGGTGTCTATTTGCATTTTGGTTCTTCCCCACCCGTACCGCCATCAAGCAAATACCTTTCTGGGTTTTTATCATTACTTGTATATTAGAAGTCTTGCAACTTTGGCATCCTCCGCTTTTAGAAAACATGCGCGCTACATTAATCGGTAAATTATTATTAGGAACAACCTTTGTTTGGTGGGATTTTTTATATTATGCGTTAGGTTGTATTTTAGGTTGGTTGTGGCTGCGACAATTACAAGGATTAAGTAATGCAAAAAAAAGTTAA
- a CDS encoding DUF167 domain-containing protein has translation MQKKVKVKPNAKQQKIIEQSDGSLNVHLKSPPIDGKANEELIKILAQKFHVPKSQITIKSGATSRQKLVEIAIDI, from the coding sequence ATGCAAAAAAAAGTTAAAGTCAAACCCAATGCCAAACAGCAAAAAATTATCGAACAATCTGATGGTAGTCTAAACGTACATCTAAAATCTCCACCAATAGATGGTAAAGCAAATGAAGAATTAATCAAAATCCTAGCCCAGAAATTTCATGTACCAAAATCTCAAATCACCATTAAATCTGGTGCAACCTCTCGACAAAAATTAGTAGAAATTGCCATTGATATTTAA
- a CDS encoding glutathione S-transferase family protein, with product METLRLYDFLPSGNGYKLRLLLTQLGVPFERVEINILKGETRTPEFLSKNPNGKIPVLEIEPGKYLTESNAILVYLSEGTEFLPYDRFLRAQVLQWLFFEQYSHEPFIAKSRFLISILGKAKEHDEAIKQKHELGYAALRLMENYLTTHTFFVGERYTIADICLFAYTHVAGEGGFDLTQFPCIQAWIEKVKSQPGYININQV from the coding sequence ATGGAAACGCTGCGCTTGTACGATTTTTTACCTTCAGGGAATGGTTATAAGTTAAGACTTTTATTGACACAACTGGGTGTGCCTTTTGAAAGAGTAGAAATTAACATCTTAAAGGGTGAGACTCGCACACCAGAATTTTTAAGTAAAAATCCTAACGGGAAGATTCCGGTGTTGGAAATTGAACCTGGGAAATACTTAACAGAATCAAATGCAATATTGGTTTATTTGAGCGAAGGCACAGAATTTCTTCCTTATGACCGATTTTTACGAGCGCAAGTATTGCAATGGTTATTTTTTGAGCAATATAGCCATGAACCTTTTATCGCCAAATCAAGATTTTTGATCTCTATTTTAGGTAAGGCGAAGGAACATGATGAAGCTATCAAACAAAAACATGAATTAGGTTATGCTGCTTTGAGGTTGATGGAAAATTATTTAACCACCCATACATTTTTTGTTGGGGAGCGTTATACCATCGCTGATATTTGTTTGTTTGCTTACACTCATGTAGCTGGTGAAGGCGGATTCGATTTGACGCAATTTCCGTGTATTCAAGCTTGGATAGAGAAGGTTAAATCTCAACCTGGATATATCAATATCAATCAAGTGTAG
- a CDS encoding SOS response-associated peptidase yields the protein MCGRFTLKQPASALVEAFHLQSSPHLSAQYNIAPTQMVTTVLHNGANNNREFQQLRWGLIPSWAKDPAIGAKLINARSETVAQKPSFRSAFKRRRCLVVADGFYEWKKQPGKKQPFYFQLQDKQPFGFAGLWEQWLSPSGEEILSCTILTTTANELLQPIHDRMPVIIAPQDYDFWLDPQEQTPESLQQLLIPYPVAAMTAYPVSTLVNNSQHNTPDCILPLSEKTNPEIS from the coding sequence ATGTGTGGAAGATTTACCTTAAAACAGCCAGCATCAGCCCTAGTCGAGGCTTTCCATCTTCAATCATCACCTCATTTATCCGCGCAATACAACATTGCACCTACGCAAATGGTGACAACAGTGTTACATAATGGAGCAAACAATAACCGTGAATTTCAGCAGTTACGCTGGGGGTTGATTCCCTCCTGGGCTAAAGACCCAGCAATAGGAGCAAAGCTAATTAACGCTAGGTCTGAGACTGTTGCTCAAAAACCCTCGTTTCGTTCAGCTTTTAAACGTCGGCGTTGTTTAGTGGTAGCTGATGGCTTCTATGAATGGAAAAAACAACCAGGGAAAAAGCAACCATTTTATTTTCAGCTCCAAGATAAACAACCTTTCGGCTTCGCAGGGTTATGGGAGCAATGGCTATCTCCATCTGGAGAGGAGATATTATCTTGCACAATTTTGACAACAACAGCTAACGAATTATTACAACCAATTCACGATCGGATGCCAGTGATTATAGCTCCCCAAGATTACGATTTTTGGTTAGATCCCCAAGAGCAAACGCCAGAATCACTACAGCAACTACTAATACCTTATCCAGTCGCAGCCATGACTGCATACCCAGTCAGCACTTTAGTCAACAATTCTCAACACAACACCCCAGACTGCATCCTCCCACTCAGCGAAAAGACGAACCCAGAAATCAGTTAA
- a CDS encoding photosystem I assembly protein Ycf3 has translation MPRTQKNDNFIDKSFTVMADIILKILPTNKKAKEAFVYYRDGMSAQAEGEYAEALEYYEEALTLEEDANDRGYIIYNMGLIYASNGDHDKALELYHQALELNPRLPQALNNIAVIYHYKGEKAKENGDNDGGEALFDQAADYWVRAIRMAPNNYIEAQNWLKTTGRVQIDVFF, from the coding sequence ATGCCAAGAACACAGAAAAACGACAACTTTATCGACAAATCTTTCACGGTGATGGCGGATATCATCCTAAAGATACTCCCAACTAATAAAAAAGCCAAGGAAGCCTTTGTTTATTACCGAGATGGGATGTCAGCACAAGCTGAAGGTGAATACGCCGAAGCTTTGGAGTATTACGAAGAGGCTCTCACTTTAGAAGAAGACGCCAACGATCGCGGTTATATAATCTACAACATGGGGCTAATATATGCCAGCAACGGCGACCATGACAAAGCTTTAGAGCTTTATCACCAAGCACTGGAATTAAACCCCCGTTTACCCCAAGCCTTAAACAATATCGCCGTAATTTATCACTACAAAGGTGAAAAAGCTAAAGAAAATGGCGATAATGATGGCGGCGAAGCTTTATTTGACCAAGCAGCAGACTACTGGGTCAGAGCAATTCGCATGGCTCCCAATAACTACATTGAAGCCCAAAACTGGCTGAAAACTACCGGCAGAGTACAAATTGACGTATTCTTTTAG
- the gatC gene encoding Asp-tRNA(Asn)/Glu-tRNA(Gln) amidotransferase subunit GatC, which produces MIDREQVRKVALLARLELTPQEEEQFTTQLDSILNYVEQLSELDVSNVPPTTRAIDVSNVTREDKLQPYPEREAILNSAPEQEGEFFKVPKILNVE; this is translated from the coding sequence ATGATTGACCGTGAACAAGTCCGCAAAGTAGCCCTGCTGGCTCGTCTAGAACTCACACCCCAAGAAGAAGAACAATTCACCACCCAGCTAGACAGTATTCTCAATTATGTTGAGCAGCTCAGTGAGTTAGATGTCAGCAATGTCCCCCCAACAACAAGGGCGATTGATGTCAGCAACGTCACACGAGAAGACAAGCTACAACCTTATCCAGAGCGAGAAGCTATCCTTAACAGTGCACCTGAACAAGAAGGTGAATTTTTCAAAGTACCCAAAATCCTCAATGTTGAGTAA
- a CDS encoding BON domain-containing protein → MGWLQRLFGQEKPADAEVNPTATVVAQTSPEGETIPPERVGLSGEYDQSGLAKRVALAFDEDSRVTNLDSVYVAQLGTTVVLKGQVPSQETLDQLVEIAQGVNGASAVTTDQVTVG, encoded by the coding sequence ATGGGTTGGTTACAAAGACTCTTTGGACAGGAAAAGCCTGCGGATGCTGAAGTTAATCCTACTGCAACTGTAGTTGCACAAACATCACCTGAAGGTGAAACCATTCCTCCTGAGCGAGTCGGGTTGAGTGGAGAATATGATCAAAGTGGTTTAGCAAAGAGAGTTGCTCTCGCTTTCGATGAAGACTCTCGTGTAACAAATCTTGATTCTGTGTATGTTGCTCAGTTGGGAACTACTGTAGTTTTGAAAGGACAAGTCCCCAGTCAAGAAACGTTAGACCAACTAGTGGAAATTGCTCAAGGGGTTAATGGTGCGAGTGCTGTCACCACCGACCAAGTTACAGTTGGTTAG
- a CDS encoding thioredoxin family protein yields the protein MALTASTMLPLGTLAPDFHLPEVVSGKTISLSTFADKKALLVMFICRHCPFVKHIQEQLALLGQDYLDSELGIVAISANDAKNYPDDAPESLQVMVAEQKLTFPLCYDETQETAKAYTAACTPDFFVFNRERQLVYRGQLDDSRPSNGKPVTGEDLRGAIASILADQPVTEDQKPSVGCNIKWKPGNQPSY from the coding sequence ATGGCTTTAACTGCTTCAACAATGTTGCCCTTAGGCACTTTAGCACCAGATTTTCATCTACCAGAGGTAGTATCTGGAAAGACAATTTCCTTGTCTACTTTTGCAGATAAAAAAGCACTGCTAGTGATGTTTATTTGTCGTCATTGCCCATTTGTCAAGCATATTCAAGAACAATTAGCGCTGTTAGGACAAGATTATTTAGACAGCGAGTTGGGAATTGTGGCTATCAGCGCCAATGATGCGAAAAACTACCCAGATGATGCACCAGAATCTTTGCAGGTAATGGTAGCAGAACAGAAGTTGACATTTCCCTTGTGTTATGACGAAACCCAAGAAACAGCAAAAGCTTATACAGCAGCTTGTACACCCGACTTTTTTGTATTTAATAGGGAACGTCAACTCGTCTATCGGGGACAATTGGATGATAGCCGTCCGAGTAACGGCAAACCTGTTACTGGTGAAGATTTACGTGGGGCGATCGCTTCAATACTAGCAGATCAACCAGTCACAGAGGATCAAAAGCCGAGTGTTGGTTGCAATATTAAATGGAAACCAGGAAACCAACCGAGTTATTGA
- a CDS encoding chlorophyll a/b-binding protein codes for MRTRSAVVDERGLLNNFAIEPKVYVDEQGDRTGFTPYAELLNGRLAMIGFVSLIVLEVVTGHGVIGLLANL; via the coding sequence ATGCGTACAAGATCAGCCGTTGTTGACGAAAGAGGTCTATTAAACAACTTTGCGATTGAGCCTAAGGTATATGTAGATGAGCAAGGCGATCGCACAGGCTTTACTCCCTATGCAGAACTTCTTAACGGTCGTTTAGCAATGATTGGTTTTGTATCTTTGATTGTTCTAGAAGTTGTTACAGGACACGGTGTTATCGGTCTTTTAGCAAATCTGTAG
- the thyX gene encoding FAD-dependent thymidylate synthase — MNRFRVEVIAKTPNPQQVIYAAMHQDYTDAFVYDEKDSWPSESQCGEIIVNRLLAGERGHYGPLEHPQIVFNCGYFPHSVMQQARTHRISVSFDVQSFRYTGNQFIDVVDGKKEIEDVFYLRPVGYYTDRQGKKYYYSPEQRAADLQWCLEAAKRYKADFVGGMSEEHARGKVPFDYRQHFVVSFNLRSFLHFCDLRNKKDAQLEIQKLCELMWPHFVEWAPAIAFWYEKQRLGRARLAP; from the coding sequence ATGAATCGATTTCGAGTAGAGGTTATCGCCAAAACCCCAAACCCGCAGCAAGTAATATATGCTGCAATGCACCAAGACTATACTGACGCCTTCGTGTACGATGAGAAAGATTCGTGGCCTTCGGAATCACAATGTGGCGAAATTATTGTGAACCGATTGCTCGCAGGTGAGAGAGGACACTACGGGCCCCTAGAACATCCCCAGATTGTCTTCAACTGCGGCTATTTTCCCCACAGTGTCATGCAGCAAGCTCGTACACACAGAATTTCTGTATCATTTGATGTACAATCTTTTCGTTACACAGGCAATCAATTTATCGATGTAGTCGATGGTAAAAAAGAAATAGAGGATGTTTTCTATCTGCGTCCTGTAGGTTATTACACAGATAGACAAGGCAAAAAATATTACTATTCACCAGAACAAAGAGCCGCTGATTTACAATGGTGTTTAGAAGCAGCGAAGCGATATAAAGCTGATTTTGTCGGGGGAATGTCTGAAGAACACGCCAGAGGAAAAGTACCCTTTGATTATCGCCAACATTTTGTCGTCAGCTTCAATCTCAGATCCTTCTTGCATTTTTGCGACTTAAGAAATAAGAAAGATGCACAATTAGAAATTCAAAAGCTGTGCGAACTGATGTGGCCTCATTTTGTAGAATGGGCTCCAGCGATCGCTTTTTGGTATGAAAAGCAGCGTCTGGGTAGAGCGAGATTAGCACCTTAA